One Nicotiana tabacum cultivar K326 chromosome 23, ASM71507v2, whole genome shotgun sequence genomic window, ATGATTTGTACAATGGGTtgcctttattttttttaagtctaGCTAGTCGGTACCAGACAGTGGATACTTGAtaattaaaccaaaaaaaaaatattttttaaccaTATTGTGTCTTTTAAATATCTTGTGATTCTTAAGGTTAAATTCATTAATTTGGTATAGATACTAGAGGTAAGATGCAAGGAAGTATTTTCCTCAGATTCCCTCCCCTTCTACAAAAAAGagatatatttctatttatcatAAATCTGTATTTAATTACCAAAAAGTATTTTTAACTAATGAGTAATTGGTTATACAGTATTCATATAACAGACATCGCTTGGTTTGAGGTTAAGATAAAAATTAGCAGTACATAGAAATAgttgttataataattatatatatacttatctATGAGCATAGTTTATCTGAAACCAACAATATTCAATGATTTTTTTAGTCACATAATCAGCTAAAATGTTACTATTCATTAAATTTTAAGTAAATAGCACTAAAAGCATTTTAAGACACGTCCTGCTATTAGTATAACTTTAGTATCTGAAATATAGTAGCTTGATTGAGTACTATAAGGCTCAACTAAAAGGACTGTAGACCATGATTTTGGAATAGCGAGCCATTAAAAtataatgattttattattgacatTAATCCTACTTAGATCTTAGGTTATAATTATAAGTTATCAAGATAAGATATTGTATGGCTTATTGTCAAAACTACATGCAAAGCACTCATAATTGTTAGCTTAATCACTTTGAATATAATTAAGTTTGTCTTATTTGTACACTTTTCAATTAACATGCGTAATAATAGTATTTTCACTATTTATTACCTTCTTATTACTCATGTTTTCACTAATTAGGTGGTACTCATACTGGCCACAACTATGATAATTAATAGTGGCAATCATCTCATATTAATGGAGATTTAAAAGTACACTATATTTTTTAATGGATTAAGAAGTTTCTCATGTATTAAAGTTGTGAAAAATTCTTTCTTTTGAGGAAATCAtcaatttataaattgttatttaagTTCGAGACAAGTTACATATGATAACGTTTTCAACATTTTGAACCATATATATGTTTATTttccattgaatatatatataattcttgaTATTTATTTCGATCATCAATTCTTTGTATGATATTAGGGTTTCCGAAAAATAGCAACAAGCCGGTGGGAGTTTAGCAATGACAAGTTTAGAAAGGGAGAAAGGGATTTACTATGTGATATTCGTCGTAGAAAAGCATGGACAAACAAACAACAaccaaataacaataacaacaacaataacggaCAGAGCGAATGCACGAACAGTAACAAGAAAGAAACAGAAGAAAATCAAAGGTCATCGTcgtcaacatcatcatcatctgaaTTTACAATTCTTGTGGATGAGAATAAAAGACTCAAGATGGAAAATGGAGTCCTTAGCTCTGAACTTTCAGTAATGAAAAACAAGTGCAAAGAACTAATTGATATAGTTACCATTTTTGCTAAAAAtccagagaaagaagaaaaaaagcaaCAAGATGAGAGGCCAATGCTATTTGGAGTAAGGTTAGAAGTTCAAGAAGAAATGGAAAGGAAGAGAAAAAGAGCTGAACTCACTGAAACAGCCAGTGTTTTTCTCTCTCAATTATgcaaataaatttgaaaaattaagagggaaaaaaatgaaagagaagtAGAATTAAGTTATTATATATATGTGTACCATGTTATTATTCATATATATCATTTCATGCAAAGTAATGTTAATTAGCATGTAGGAATTGCTACTGAAATGGAGATACTATTGATATCTAAGTTGTATAAATTTACTAGTGTTATTTTCACGTGAAATTTAACACGgcatataataaaatatttcgTGGTAATTAGCTTTTTTCTTTTTAACATTATCATCCATTCCAATTTGCTTTATTAGGACATGTTATTATAACATAGATGTTGTGTAGCTTGATGATGTAGCTTTCTCAAATACCATTGGATCTTGCATCTTTATCCAGAAGTCTCGATTTCGAGCTATAAAAATGGAGAACTTCATAGTAGGGAGCGTT contains:
- the LOC107800375 gene encoding heat stress transcription factor B-3-like; this encodes MMEVLFEEVQSDEKSLLLEYVRKSSPSPFLLKTYMLVEDPATDDVVSWNSDGTAFVVWQPAEFARDLLPTLFKHSNFSSFVRQLNTYGFRKIATSRWEFSNDKFRKGERDLLCDIRRRKAWTNKQQPNNNNNNNNGQSECTNSNKKETEENQRSSSSTSSSSEFTILVDENKRLKMENGVLSSELSVMKNKCKELIDIVTIFAKNPEKEEKKQQDERPMLFGVRLEVQEEMERKRKRAELTETASVFLSQLCK